Genomic segment of Macellibacteroides fermentans:
GCATATCGTCTGGCATTACAGACCCGCGAACAACACATTAAAAGAGAAAAAGCTACTTCCAATATTTGTACTGCCCAGGCCTTACTGGCAACTATGGCCGGATTTTATGCCGTTTATCATGGAGCAGACGGATTAAAGGACATCGCATCCAGGATACATAGTTATGCAGGATTCATATCTGGAGAGTTGGAAAAGCTGGGATATAAACAGCTAAATAAGAACTTCTTTGATACACTAAAAGTTGAACTTCCCGCGAACGTCTCTTTAAGTGCATTAAGGGAAATTGCTCTTGAATGCAAGGTTAATCTAAGATATTTTGGAAACGGACAAATTGGGATAAGTTTAGATGAAACCACCCAAATAACAGATATCGGAGTGTTACTCTATATCTTTTCCGGAGCAGCCGGGAAAGATTATACGCTGGGCCAGAACATTGAAAGAAATCAATATTTTGATGATACTTTTAAGCGTACATCGGCATTCTTGCAACAGGATGTATTTAAAAAATATCATACCGAAACAGAGTTGATGCGCTATATCAAACGATTGGAACGCAGAGATATCTCCCTGGCACACTCCATGATCTCTTTGGGCTCATGCACAATGAAGCTCAATGCTGCCTCCGAATTATTCGTTTTAAGTAAGCCCGAATTCAGCGGAATACACCCCTACGCACCAGACGAGCAGGTGGAAGGATATACTGAACTGATTGAAAACCTAAGTACTTACCTTGCCGAAATTACCGGTTTTAAAGGGGTAAGCTTCCAGCCGAACTCAGGAGCATCCGGCGAATATACCGGACTGAAAGTGATACGCTCCTATCTGGAAAGCATTGGTCAGGGATCCCGAAACATCGTATTGCTTCCTGCTTCGGCACATGGTACTAATCCTGCCAGCGCTGTTCAATGCGGGTTTGCCACTGTTACAGTAAAATGTGACGAGAAAGGAAATATCGATATGGACGATTTCCGCAGCAAAGCAGAATCCCATAAGGATAATCTGGCTGCTACGATGATCACATATCCATCAACACATGGTATATTTGAGACCAGCATCATTGAAATTTGCCAGCTTGTACATAGTTATGGCGGACAGGTCTATATGGATGGAGCAAACATGAACGCCCAGGTTGGATTAACTAATCCAGGCACAATCGGAGCCGATGTTTGCCACCTCAATCTACATAAAACATTCGCAATCCCTCATGGCGGTGGTGGCCCCGGAGTTGGTCCTATTTGCGTTGCAAAACATCTTGTACCATTCCTTCCCTCGCATCCGATAATCTCCGAAGGCGAACTTAACACAGTTTCGGCAGCACCCTACGGAAGTGCTGGAGTTCTGCCAATTACCTACGGATACATCCGTATGTTGGGAGCAGAAGGACTTACAACTGTAACAAAAACAGCGATATTGAATGCCAATTATCTGGCAGCCAAATTCAAAGACACTTATGGAATCGTGTATACCGGGTCTACAGGCCGTGTCGGTCACGAACTTATTCTCGAGTGCAGAGGCGTAAAAGAGCGTTCC
This window contains:
- the gcvP gene encoding aminomethyl-transferring glycine dehydrogenase, encoding MDTNKFVNRHVGIREEDIPRMLNTIGVNSLDELIDQTIPSDIRLKESLNLPEAMTEREYAEHIAELGSKNEIFTSYIGMGWYDTVTPAPIQRNVLENPVWYTSYTPYQAEISQGRLEALLNFQTMICDLTALPLTNCSLLDEATAGAEAATMLHGARSRSQIKEGANTLFVDQHVFVSTLAVLHTRMKPQGIKIVRGDYKTFEFTPDVFGAIVQYPNKNGSIEDYRSFVSKANDNGTRVAVAADLLSLVLLTPPGEWGADVVFGSSQRFGIPMYFGGPSAGFMATKDEYKRTIPGRIIGISKDAYGKPAYRLALQTREQHIKREKATSNICTAQALLATMAGFYAVYHGADGLKDIASRIHSYAGFISGELEKLGYKQLNKNFFDTLKVELPANVSLSALREIALECKVNLRYFGNGQIGISLDETTQITDIGVLLYIFSGAAGKDYTLGQNIERNQYFDDTFKRTSAFLQQDVFKKYHTETELMRYIKRLERRDISLAHSMISLGSCTMKLNAASELFVLSKPEFSGIHPYAPDEQVEGYTELIENLSTYLAEITGFKGVSFQPNSGASGEYTGLKVIRSYLESIGQGSRNIVLLPASAHGTNPASAVQCGFATVTVKCDEKGNIDMDDFRSKAESHKDNLAATMITYPSTHGIFETSIIEICQLVHSYGGQVYMDGANMNAQVGLTNPGTIGADVCHLNLHKTFAIPHGGGGPGVGPICVAKHLVPFLPSHPIISEGELNTVSAAPYGSAGVLPITYGYIRMLGAEGLTTVTKTAILNANYLAAKFKDTYGIVYTGSTGRVGHELILECRGVKERSGIDEGDIAKRLMDFGYHAPTLSFPVHGTLMVEPTESESLAELDRFAEVMACIWNEIKEVENGEADKEDNVLKNAPHPEYEITGDEWKHSYSRSKAAYPLDWLHESKFWINVARIDNAYGDRNLIPTLCACEI